A single Candidatus Thalassolituus haligoni DNA region contains:
- a CDS encoding energy transducer TonB, with protein sequence MFPTLLRFGAALAVAAVATFAVFWMMQSLISTGGSVLNENDFGRIESFVMSKPDDEVRTKERKPQKPPVAAKEPPKPDMPKPQVAKASAEGFDVGGFDMGAELNVDAGLSGGSGDGDFLPIVKVAPNYPRRAAQKGIEGYVVVEFTVTSLGTVVDPVVIEAAPPNIFDREALSAVKKFKYKPKVENGKPVEVKGVRNIIRFELEKNGR encoded by the coding sequence ATGTTCCCAACCCTGCTACGCTTTGGTGCAGCCCTGGCCGTTGCAGCGGTTGCGACCTTTGCCGTTTTCTGGATGATGCAGAGCCTGATCAGTACTGGTGGCTCTGTACTCAACGAGAATGATTTTGGCCGCATCGAAAGCTTCGTCATGAGCAAGCCGGACGATGAGGTTCGAACCAAGGAACGCAAACCGCAAAAGCCGCCGGTGGCTGCAAAAGAGCCACCCAAGCCTGATATGCCAAAACCCCAGGTTGCCAAGGCATCCGCTGAGGGATTTGATGTGGGCGGGTTTGATATGGGGGCTGAACTGAATGTCGATGCCGGTTTGTCTGGTGGTTCTGGCGATGGTGATTTTTTGCCAATCGTTAAAGTCGCTCCTAACTATCCGCGTCGCGCCGCCCAGAAAGGCATCGAAGGATACGTCGTTGTGGAATTTACGGTGACGAGTCTGGGAACCGTGGTTGACCCTGTCGTCATTGAAGCGGCTCCGCCAAACATTTTCGACCGTGAAGCGCTGTCTGCTGTGAAGAAATTCAAGTACAAGCCAAAAGTGGAAAATGGGAAACCGGTAGAGGTAAAAGGTGTCCGCAATATTATTCGCTTTGAACTTGAGAAAAACGGCAGATAA
- a CDS encoding MotA/TolQ/ExbB proton channel family protein: protein MFGELYEPVYLFMERGGDVLYAICGLVFILWLLVLERVGYFLFVYRTSVKTALTEWEARNERRSWTAHQIRQDLIGQLSFELSANMSTIKMLIGLAPLFGLLGTVSGMIEVFDVMAFLGNGSPKAMASGISKATIPTMAGMVGAITGVFAQSLLDRYIKREKIRIEDKLTFDH from the coding sequence ATGTTTGGTGAACTGTACGAACCCGTTTACCTGTTCATGGAGCGTGGAGGCGATGTCCTCTACGCCATCTGTGGGCTGGTTTTTATTCTATGGTTGCTGGTTCTTGAGCGTGTTGGCTACTTCCTGTTCGTTTACCGCACGTCTGTAAAGACGGCATTGACCGAATGGGAGGCGCGTAACGAACGTCGCTCCTGGACAGCGCATCAGATTCGTCAGGATCTGATTGGTCAGCTGTCTTTTGAACTCTCTGCCAATATGAGCACCATCAAGATGTTGATCGGCCTGGCACCGCTGTTCGGATTGCTGGGTACTGTCAGTGGCATGATTGAGGTATTCGATGTTATGGCGTTCCTGGGTAATGGTAGTCCCAAGGCCATGGCATCCGGTATCTCCAAGGCTACGATTCCGACCATGGCTGGTATGGTTGGTGCTATTACCGGTGTGTTTGCCCAGTCCTTGCTGGATCGCTATATCAAGCGTGAAAAGATCCGCATAGAAGACAAGCTGACCTTCGATCACTAA
- a CDS encoding tetratricopeptide repeat protein → MKKPIALLNAGLMVFTLSFVSVGASSVQAEEQSSADTGKPRVRRSATMRPVIYKKLDGARELADAKKYKEALEELQSLEKRKRNSYETAMTYNMYAYVYFNQEKYKDASAAYEQVLSVDNIPESLEQTTLYSLAKLYLIQENYKKALVPLNKWFTIVESANAESYVLRAQIYFQIEQYSKALPDVKKAIAMTKETGKVPRENWLMLERAVYYQNKDFNNLARCLQDLATLYPKPQYWVQLAAVYSELNQPKKELATLETAFEQGMLTKESELVNYSQALLGQDIPYKAANILVAGMEKGVIKETARNMSLLGDAWMLAKEYDRAIGVMTKAANLSHEGSDYFKLAQIHTERQEWDLALKNVNLAIQQGGLQQPHSALILQGLVLFNLGQLTDAKGAFAKARSYDAAVKTADQWIKYIEGEEQRREYMAASS, encoded by the coding sequence ATGAAAAAGCCAATCGCCTTGTTGAATGCTGGTTTAATGGTATTCACTCTGTCTTTTGTGAGTGTGGGCGCTTCCAGCGTCCAGGCTGAAGAGCAATCCAGTGCCGATACAGGCAAGCCGCGTGTCCGTCGCTCTGCGACCATGCGTCCGGTTATTTACAAAAAACTGGATGGTGCTCGTGAACTGGCCGATGCCAAAAAATACAAGGAAGCACTGGAAGAACTGCAGTCTCTGGAGAAGCGCAAACGTAACTCCTATGAGACCGCCATGACGTACAACATGTATGCGTACGTTTATTTTAACCAGGAAAAATACAAGGATGCGTCTGCTGCTTACGAGCAGGTGTTGTCGGTCGATAATATCCCTGAAAGCCTGGAGCAGACAACGCTGTACAGCCTGGCCAAGTTGTATCTGATTCAGGAAAACTACAAGAAAGCACTGGTTCCCTTGAACAAGTGGTTCACTATTGTTGAGTCTGCCAATGCCGAATCCTACGTGCTGCGGGCCCAGATTTATTTCCAGATTGAGCAATACAGCAAGGCATTGCCAGATGTGAAGAAGGCAATTGCCATGACCAAGGAAACGGGTAAAGTTCCTCGTGAAAACTGGTTGATGCTGGAACGGGCAGTCTATTATCAGAACAAGGATTTTAATAATCTGGCTCGTTGCCTGCAAGATCTGGCAACCCTGTATCCGAAGCCACAATATTGGGTGCAGTTGGCGGCCGTCTACAGTGAGTTGAATCAGCCAAAAAAAGAACTGGCAACTCTGGAAACCGCGTTTGAGCAAGGCATGCTGACCAAGGAAAGCGAACTGGTGAATTATTCACAAGCCTTGCTGGGTCAGGATATTCCCTACAAGGCAGCCAATATTCTGGTCGCGGGTATGGAGAAGGGAGTCATCAAGGAAACGGCTCGTAATATGTCTTTGCTGGGTGATGCCTGGATGCTGGCGAAGGAATACGATCGTGCGATTGGCGTAATGACCAAGGCCGCTAACCTGTCGCATGAGGGCAGTGACTACTTCAAACTGGCTCAGATCCATACTGAACGTCAGGAATGGGATCTGGCACTGAAAAACGTTAACCTGGCAATCCAGCAAGGTGGGTTGCAACAGCCACATTCGGCCTTGATTCTGCAGGGTTTGGTGCTGTTTAACCTCGGTCAATTGACCGATGCCAAAGGAGCGTTTGCCAAGGCCCGCAGCTATGATGCCGCTGTTAAAACGGCGGATCAGTGGATCAAGTATATTGAAGGCGAAGAACAACGCCGGGAATATATGGCTGCGTCGTCCTGA
- a CDS encoding DUF3450 domain-containing protein, which yields MPMQLRTRNILAAAILSAGVVFGATAADVNTAIDKGVSRVNSAQASQQKIDSIDNSIRAAEREYRGVVKEVDGLKVYVEQLDKQLAAQDNELAGIEDSIEKVTLVERQITPLMLRMIDSIDQFVKVDVPFLVDERSKRVEGLKALMGRSDVTVAEKYRKVMEAYQAEIDYGRTIESYRGTLDGREVDFLRVGRISLMYQSLDGNVLGVWNSAAKQWEMLEPSMKSKLMAGIRIAREQAAPDLIKVPVAAPQEAK from the coding sequence ATGCCAATGCAACTGCGAACTCGAAATATTCTGGCCGCAGCCATTCTCAGCGCCGGTGTTGTGTTTGGCGCAACTGCCGCCGATGTGAACACGGCGATCGATAAGGGTGTCAGCCGCGTTAATAGCGCACAGGCGTCTCAGCAAAAAATCGATTCTATCGATAACAGCATTCGTGCTGCGGAGCGCGAGTATCGCGGTGTTGTCAAGGAAGTAGACGGTTTGAAGGTCTACGTCGAACAGCTCGACAAGCAGCTTGCGGCTCAGGACAACGAGCTGGCTGGTATCGAAGACAGTATTGAAAAAGTAACCCTGGTCGAGCGGCAGATTACACCATTGATGCTGCGCATGATCGATTCCATTGATCAGTTTGTCAAAGTCGATGTGCCTTTTCTGGTCGACGAACGTTCCAAGCGCGTAGAAGGTCTCAAGGCGCTGATGGGTCGTTCTGATGTAACGGTTGCGGAAAAATACCGCAAGGTCATGGAAGCCTATCAGGCTGAAATTGACTATGGCCGTACCATCGAGTCCTATCGTGGCACGCTGGATGGTCGCGAAGTGGATTTCTTGCGCGTTGGTCGTATTTCCCTGATGTATCAATCCCTTGATGGCAATGTTCTGGGTGTCTGGAACAGCGCTGCAAAACAGTGGGAAATGCTTGAGCCATCCATGAAAAGCAAGCTGATGGCGGGTATCCGTATTGCGCGTGAGCAAGCTGCGCCAGATCTGATCAAAGTACCTGTTGCTGCACCTCAGGAGGCCAAATAA
- a CDS encoding TonB-dependent receptor domain-containing protein, with the protein MKPTRVLLTAASTLFVSQVMAGEAVFYITEDGASMRDVAVSVDGQKQLIGKTGFVSFDINSGAHKVELSKFGEWLGDFEFNTDSGDQNAEIQVDVLGGEALEDVLVYTPGQDETPALGQISGYLQSEETGGAVTGASISLVGTDLAVVTDEDGFFSFELPRGNYDVAIAHPNYGQQTVSGVRVMANVNTGVNLTLGMSGNGVIEEVVAVGSYIPSTATAQERDSSAVLDSIGSEQMARFGDSSAASALKRVAGVAVAGGQFAIIRGMAGRYISSTLNGSLMPSTDPMRRDVPLDLFPSSVLGGIDIQKSFTPDLPGDSTGGAIRMTTKGMPEFTGGKASVKLGMNSRTTFSDVNSYEGGGTDFLGVDDGTREQPSYADSFTDGGYNVPTFITTDERIKLTQSFDHQYGVQQVQAKPDRGFAVSYGHVAEGNDATHGVYGAFSYGDEWTARHDAQVNDLSEVGTYERTKRNIDLAGYFYYGIENADLLLESKTVLLRKTDDTTKVSQIVDEGKDQELKSTLLQWVERQYLGQQFSGTHYFNLLGDDTVQWRAGIAQTSRYEPDRRSYTYGRATGTNNDFAFQGTVERRYSDLTETTVDLGSDITSEIMLNDLMLKAKAGFSYTTKSRDVELARYANRTVNGNAVDATASLDDIFSDANVDDGVVTFTGTTASTDSYNADEDTVALYASGELDMDTLSVLAGLRYESISQELRYPNSADSSNTLDESYVLPALSANWRATEETQLRASITQTISRPGITERSESIQYDPETDKPMTGNPDLEISDITNLDLRGEYYFSEEESVTVALFYKDVTNPIERSVVDGDGSAATGYTYNNVPSAELSGLEMDFRINALETDLWSGFVSGNFAYVDSNVDLSGSEAERLEGTSSRELQGQSKYLGNLQFGIDELSTGQSLTLLVNYFDDRIYATSRGELAPIMEDGRTTFDIVYRYDVSETLAVKAKVANITDEAVTYSRDGKAIESYYVGTDFNASVEYQF; encoded by the coding sequence ATGAAACCGACACGAGTGTTGCTTACCGCAGCGTCAACGCTTTTCGTTTCTCAAGTGATGGCTGGTGAAGCCGTATTTTATATCACCGAAGACGGTGCATCCATGCGTGATGTAGCAGTCAGTGTTGATGGTCAAAAGCAATTGATCGGTAAAACCGGTTTTGTCAGTTTCGATATCAACAGCGGCGCTCACAAAGTTGAATTGTCCAAATTTGGGGAATGGCTGGGTGACTTTGAGTTCAATACCGATAGCGGCGATCAGAATGCCGAAATCCAGGTAGATGTTCTGGGTGGCGAAGCCCTCGAAGACGTACTCGTTTACACGCCGGGCCAGGACGAAACTCCAGCGCTGGGGCAGATTTCCGGTTATCTGCAATCGGAAGAAACCGGTGGCGCAGTGACTGGCGCAAGCATCTCGCTGGTTGGCACCGACCTGGCGGTTGTCACCGATGAAGATGGTTTCTTCTCTTTTGAACTGCCACGTGGCAACTACGATGTCGCTATTGCCCACCCGAACTATGGTCAGCAGACCGTCAGTGGTGTGCGCGTGATGGCCAACGTCAACACCGGCGTTAACCTGACGCTGGGTATGTCTGGCAACGGCGTGATCGAAGAAGTGGTTGCGGTGGGTTCCTACATTCCATCGACGGCAACAGCTCAAGAGCGTGATTCATCAGCCGTGCTCGATTCCATTGGCTCAGAGCAAATGGCTCGCTTTGGTGATTCAAGTGCAGCATCTGCCCTCAAGCGCGTTGCGGGTGTCGCCGTTGCTGGCGGCCAGTTCGCTATTATTCGTGGTATGGCTGGTCGTTACATTTCTTCCACATTGAACGGTAGCCTGATGCCAAGTACCGATCCAATGCGTCGTGACGTGCCTCTGGATTTGTTCCCTTCTTCAGTACTGGGTGGCATTGATATTCAGAAAAGCTTCACGCCGGATCTTCCTGGAGACTCTACTGGTGGTGCGATCCGCATGACCACCAAGGGCATGCCCGAATTCACTGGTGGTAAGGCAAGCGTCAAGCTGGGCATGAACTCCCGTACAACTTTCAGTGACGTTAACAGCTATGAAGGCGGTGGTACTGATTTTTTGGGTGTTGATGATGGTACCCGTGAGCAGCCGTCTTATGCCGACAGCTTCACCGATGGTGGCTACAACGTACCTACTTTTATTACAACTGACGAACGTATCAAGTTGACACAGTCTTTTGATCATCAATATGGCGTTCAACAGGTGCAAGCGAAACCAGATCGTGGCTTCGCTGTATCCTACGGGCATGTTGCTGAAGGGAATGACGCAACTCACGGTGTGTATGGTGCATTCAGTTACGGCGATGAGTGGACTGCACGTCACGATGCGCAAGTGAACGACCTGAGTGAAGTCGGCACTTATGAGCGTACCAAGCGTAATATTGATTTGGCAGGTTACTTCTATTACGGCATCGAGAATGCAGACTTGTTGCTTGAAAGCAAAACCGTTTTGCTGCGCAAGACTGACGATACGACCAAAGTGAGTCAGATCGTTGACGAAGGCAAGGATCAGGAGCTGAAATCAACCCTGCTGCAGTGGGTTGAACGCCAGTATCTGGGACAGCAATTTTCCGGTACGCATTACTTTAACCTACTGGGTGATGATACGGTTCAGTGGCGTGCAGGTATTGCCCAGACTTCTCGGTATGAACCAGATCGCCGTAGTTATACCTACGGTCGTGCAACGGGTACCAATAACGATTTTGCCTTCCAGGGAACGGTTGAACGTCGTTACTCTGATCTGACTGAAACAACGGTTGATCTTGGTTCCGATATCACCAGTGAAATCATGCTGAACGACCTTATGTTGAAAGCCAAGGCGGGTTTCAGTTACACCACCAAAAGCCGGGATGTAGAACTGGCGCGATATGCGAATCGTACTGTCAATGGTAACGCCGTTGATGCTACCGCAAGCCTGGATGATATCTTCAGCGATGCAAATGTTGATGATGGCGTAGTGACTTTTACGGGCACGACAGCTTCTACCGATAGCTATAATGCGGATGAAGACACTGTGGCGCTGTATGCCTCGGGCGAGCTGGATATGGATACCCTGTCCGTACTGGCAGGTCTGCGTTATGAAAGTATTTCTCAGGAACTCCGCTATCCGAACTCTGCCGACTCCTCCAATACGCTGGATGAAAGTTATGTGTTACCGGCGTTGTCTGCCAACTGGCGGGCAACGGAAGAAACGCAACTTCGAGCCAGTATTACCCAAACAATCTCTCGTCCGGGTATTACTGAGCGTTCAGAGTCTATTCAATACGATCCTGAAACCGATAAGCCGATGACCGGTAATCCTGATCTGGAAATTTCGGATATCACCAACCTGGATCTGCGTGGCGAATACTATTTTTCGGAAGAAGAAAGCGTCACCGTTGCCTTGTTTTATAAGGATGTAACCAACCCTATTGAGCGCTCAGTGGTTGATGGCGATGGCAGTGCGGCAACCGGTTACACCTATAACAATGTGCCTAGTGCAGAACTCTCCGGCCTTGAAATGGACTTCCGTATCAATGCGTTGGAAACGGATCTCTGGAGTGGCTTTGTTTCTGGCAACTTCGCTTATGTGGATTCTAATGTTGATCTGTCCGGTTCCGAAGCGGAGCGCCTTGAAGGTACTTCATCCCGGGAATTACAGGGGCAATCAAAATATCTCGGAAATCTGCAATTTGGTATTGACGAGCTGTCGACCGGTCAATCCCTGACTCTGCTGGTTAACTATTTTGACGATCGCATTTATGCGACCAGTCGTGGCGAGCTGGCGCCGATCATGGAAGACGGTCGTACCACCTTTGACATTGTGTATCGCTACGATGTCAGCGAAACCCTGGCTGTCAAAGCCAAGGTTGCCAACATCACTGATGAAGCCGTGACGTATTCACGAGATGGCAAGGCAATCGAAAGTTATTACGTTGGTACCGACTTTAATGCTTCCGTCGAGTATCAATTCTGA
- a CDS encoding ExbD/TolR family protein, whose translation MRRGFSNLTPQAEEGEIDITPMLDVVFIMLIFFIVTASFVKESGIEVNRPDASTSTAKPRANILIAINDLGEIWINKRHVDESQVRANIERMHAENPQGTVVIQADEEAKTKQLVAVMDAARAAGVYDVSLATEER comes from the coding sequence ATGAGACGCGGTTTTTCAAATTTGACCCCACAGGCTGAAGAAGGCGAAATCGACATTACGCCGATGCTGGACGTAGTGTTTATCATGCTGATCTTTTTCATCGTGACGGCTTCCTTTGTCAAGGAATCCGGTATCGAAGTGAATCGTCCTGATGCCAGTACTTCGACCGCCAAACCACGTGCGAATATCCTGATTGCCATCAATGATCTTGGTGAAATCTGGATTAACAAACGCCATGTCGATGAAAGCCAGGTACGGGCCAACATCGAACGTATGCATGCCGAAAACCCGCAGGGTACGGTGGTAATTCAGGCGGATGAGGAAGCTAAAACCAAGCAGTTGGTCGCCGTTATGGATGCTGCACGGGCCGCTGGGGTATATGACGTATCTCTGGCAACAGAGGAGCGCTAG
- a CDS encoding MotA/TolQ/ExbB proton channel family protein, giving the protein MNFKAIVLSAVMALGVNTAVAAEAVSVDSLLNLVKQGQARDNQEFKERLKRFNSDKVTQEKMLADAKRDRDNLLKDSERKEAQFQANETTVAEAQERLTNRMGSLKELFGVLQQVAGDTKSVFEGSVVSSELPGRDVFLRDLIITAGSSSKLPSIEQLEQLWFEMQREMTYSGRISQYTAAVVVPTGETTQKEVIRVGGFNVVSDGKYLNWDLDSGRLVELDKQPGGRYTGPAAELESASGTTLTSFWIDPSRGQLLKILGQSPELGDRVDQGGVVGYIIIVLGSIGILLAVWRMLVLIAEGSRIRKQMASDTPREDNALGRVMAVFQANKDADIETLELHLGEAISAEVPKLTRAIGWIKIISVVAPLLGLLGTVTGMIDVFETMSLFGTGDPKLMAGGISQALVTTVLGLVAAIPCVFLHTLTNNRSRELMMILEERATGILARQSEQQHAKAA; this is encoded by the coding sequence ATGAATTTCAAGGCAATCGTACTCTCTGCCGTCATGGCTCTGGGTGTTAACACCGCTGTTGCTGCCGAGGCGGTCTCTGTTGATTCACTGCTGAACTTGGTCAAGCAGGGTCAGGCACGTGATAACCAGGAGTTTAAAGAGCGCCTCAAGCGTTTCAATTCCGATAAGGTTACCCAGGAAAAGATGCTGGCGGACGCCAAGCGTGATCGCGACAACCTATTAAAAGACAGTGAGCGCAAAGAAGCTCAGTTTCAGGCTAACGAAACGACCGTGGCAGAAGCGCAAGAACGTCTGACTAACCGCATGGGTTCTCTGAAGGAACTGTTTGGTGTTTTGCAGCAGGTGGCGGGCGACACCAAATCGGTGTTTGAAGGTTCTGTTGTCAGCTCTGAACTGCCTGGGCGTGATGTGTTTTTGCGTGATCTGATCATCACTGCCGGTTCTTCTTCCAAGTTGCCATCCATCGAACAACTTGAACAGTTGTGGTTCGAGATGCAGCGTGAAATGACTTATAGCGGTCGTATTTCCCAATACACTGCCGCTGTGGTTGTACCGACGGGTGAAACCACCCAAAAAGAAGTGATCCGTGTTGGTGGTTTTAACGTGGTATCTGATGGCAAGTACCTGAACTGGGATCTGGATTCAGGTCGTCTGGTTGAGCTGGACAAGCAACCGGGTGGGCGTTACACCGGCCCGGCTGCAGAGCTGGAAAGTGCTTCCGGTACGACGCTGACCAGTTTCTGGATTGACCCTTCCCGTGGTCAGTTGCTGAAAATTCTGGGTCAGTCACCTGAGCTGGGTGACCGTGTTGACCAGGGTGGTGTGGTTGGTTACATCATTATTGTTTTGGGTAGCATTGGTATCTTGCTGGCGGTTTGGCGCATGCTGGTGCTGATCGCTGAAGGTAGCCGTATTCGCAAGCAGATGGCGTCTGATACGCCGCGTGAAGACAACGCTCTGGGCCGCGTGATGGCAGTATTCCAAGCCAACAAGGACGCTGACATTGAAACGCTGGAATTGCATCTGGGCGAAGCCATTTCTGCTGAAGTGCCGAAGCTGACGCGGGCCATTGGCTGGATCAAGATTATCTCGGTGGTTGCACCGCTGCTGGGCTTGCTGGGTACGGTAACCGGTATGATCGATGTGTTTGAAACCATGTCCCTGTTTGGTACCGGTGATCCAAAATTGATGGCTGGTGGTATTTCCCAGGCATTGGTAACGACGGTTCTGGGTCTTGTTGCTGCGATTCCTTGTGTGTTTTTGCACACCCTCACCAACAACCGCAGTCGCGAGTTGATGATGATTCTGGAAGAGCGAGCGACGGGTATTCTGGCTCGCCAGTCTGAACAACAACACGCTAAAGCGGCGTAG
- a CDS encoding DUF2333 family protein, which translates to MSDQAEPRFSSLTVRLQDWWSDGSTVRTGVLVLLVIYLLVSLVLGFIWSSEPDAFAVRESANSRAEAMGVSPVTGFTTTSTLITITDTLLHKPGGYLSNDVFPPGVWLDNVPNWEFGVLVQVRDFSRALRKDFSRSQSQSTEDKDLAIAEPQLNFDNESWAVPSTESEYGRGLDALEAYLQRLSDPNEQTAQFYARSDNLRQWLLDVETRLGSLSQRLSASVGKRRLNTDLAGDSAARQATPSDYDQEVKTPWRQIDDVFYEARGSAWALSHLLRAIEVDFNDVLEKKNALVSLRQIIRELEGTQEAVWSPVILNGSGFGLFANHSLVMASYISRANAAIADLRELLSQG; encoded by the coding sequence ATGAGTGATCAAGCAGAACCCCGCTTTTCATCGCTGACAGTACGTTTGCAAGACTGGTGGTCGGACGGCAGCACGGTGCGTACCGGTGTGTTGGTATTACTGGTGATCTATTTACTGGTGTCGCTGGTGTTGGGATTTATCTGGAGCAGTGAACCGGATGCCTTTGCCGTCCGGGAATCCGCCAATAGTCGTGCGGAAGCCATGGGAGTAAGCCCGGTGACCGGGTTTACCACCACCAGTACGCTGATTACGATAACCGATACCCTGCTACACAAGCCGGGTGGCTATCTGAGTAACGATGTGTTTCCTCCTGGTGTCTGGCTCGACAACGTTCCCAATTGGGAATTTGGCGTACTGGTTCAGGTGCGGGATTTTTCCCGGGCATTACGCAAGGACTTCAGCCGCTCTCAAAGTCAGTCAACGGAAGACAAGGATCTGGCCATCGCAGAACCACAGCTGAATTTTGATAACGAGAGCTGGGCGGTGCCTTCCACCGAGTCGGAATACGGTCGTGGACTGGATGCCCTGGAAGCTTATTTGCAGCGGTTGTCAGACCCGAATGAACAAACGGCTCAGTTTTATGCCCGTTCTGACAACCTCCGGCAATGGCTGCTGGATGTTGAAACCCGCCTTGGCAGCTTGTCGCAGCGACTCAGTGCATCGGTCGGCAAACGCCGTCTGAATACTGATCTGGCAGGGGACAGCGCCGCTCGTCAAGCGACCCCAAGCGACTACGATCAAGAAGTGAAAACCCCATGGCGTCAAATTGACGATGTTTTTTATGAAGCCAGAGGCAGTGCCTGGGCGCTTTCCCATCTGTTGCGGGCTATCGAAGTTGATTTTAACGACGTGTTGGAAAAGAAAAATGCTCTGGTGAGCTTGCGCCAGATTATTCGTGAACTGGAAGGCACCCAGGAAGCAGTCTGGTCGCCAGTCATTCTGAACGGCAGTGGTTTTGGGCTGTTCGCCAATCATTCACTGGTGATGGCGTCTTATATTTCTCGTGCCAATGCTGCCATCGCCGACTTGCGAGAGCTGCTCTCCCAAGGCTGA
- a CDS encoding enoyl-CoA hydratase/isomerase family protein, giving the protein MSTPPDVMFQTLSAKGGFKIGLVSLNRDRAMNALTRDMIQAIGRRLARWQQSKRIVAVVIRGEGRCFSSGGDIRQLYDGIACADANGLKRADQFFELEYKTNIQLHRFTKPLIAWGHGYVMGGGLGLFLTANHRIGTESMQLAWPEVRIGLFPDVLGTWYLSRIDSALGHWMGLTGAPVNSTDALSQHLIDYQLADGDLEAMIGQLRQLSWSSRTPDNQLLVRTLLSRLQSQSAVTAPASDWQRTQSVITTMMEPVIRQGKVALPAANPYQDDWIQRGLTQHHAGCPASARLVVEQLAAGWRMSLVEAARLELAMAWQACRHPDLVEGIRALLIERGSTPRWQHATPASVPDGWIKALMASPWERQHHPFADL; this is encoded by the coding sequence GTGAGTACACCCCCTGACGTTATGTTTCAGACGCTGTCCGCCAAGGGCGGCTTCAAGATTGGTCTTGTGAGCCTGAACCGCGACCGGGCGATGAATGCATTAACCCGAGATATGATCCAGGCGATAGGACGCCGGTTGGCACGCTGGCAGCAGAGCAAGCGTATTGTTGCTGTCGTTATTCGTGGCGAGGGGCGCTGTTTCAGTAGTGGTGGTGATATTCGCCAGCTTTACGATGGCATTGCCTGCGCTGATGCCAACGGACTCAAGCGAGCGGATCAGTTTTTTGAGCTGGAATACAAAACCAATATACAGCTGCATCGGTTTACCAAACCACTTATTGCCTGGGGGCACGGGTATGTAATGGGTGGGGGACTCGGGTTGTTTCTGACCGCCAATCACCGTATTGGTACTGAGTCGATGCAGCTGGCCTGGCCAGAGGTGCGTATCGGACTTTTTCCGGATGTACTGGGTACCTGGTATTTGTCGCGTATAGATTCGGCTCTGGGTCACTGGATGGGATTAACCGGCGCACCTGTCAATTCGACTGATGCCTTGTCTCAGCATTTGATCGACTATCAGCTGGCGGATGGCGATCTTGAAGCAATGATTGGGCAATTACGCCAGCTCAGCTGGAGTAGCCGCACGCCCGACAATCAGTTGCTGGTGCGTACCTTGTTAAGCCGCTTGCAGTCCCAGTCGGCTGTTACCGCACCAGCCAGTGACTGGCAGCGTACACAGTCCGTTATCACAACAATGATGGAGCCTGTGATCAGGCAGGGAAAGGTAGCACTACCGGCTGCGAACCCGTATCAGGATGACTGGATCCAGCGCGGGTTAACGCAGCATCATGCTGGTTGTCCGGCATCTGCCAGACTGGTGGTTGAACAGCTTGCTGCTGGCTGGCGTATGAGCTTGGTCGAAGCCGCACGACTGGAATTGGCAATGGCTTGGCAAGCCTGTCGGCATCCAGATCTGGTCGAAGGTATCCGGGCGTTGCTGATTGAGCGAGGGTCGACCCCCAGATGGCAGCATGCAACGCCAGCCAGCGTCCCTGATGGCTGGATAAAAGCGCTGATGGCATCACCGTGGGAACGGCAACACCATCCTTTTGCGGATCTATAA